The Kiritimatiellia bacterium genome has a window encoding:
- a CDS encoding NAD-dependent epimerase/dehydratase family protein → MPAIVQPEFTAFAGSKALVTGATGFTGSLLARKLVQAGAEVSAIARPKSDLQRLAGLKIKWHIGQVYDAAVAAEAVRGVQYVFHLAAAYREARHGDEMYRRVHVESTQLLAKAVLAEANQGGFKRFVHVSTVGVHGHISNPPADENYPFNPGDIYQATKAEAELWFRKFAKDNHLPSAVIRPAAIYGPGDTRLLKFFRMASRRFLFLPGTKRGLYHLVHVDDLTNVIMLAAVHPAALNEVFICGNPECMTLERIAEIIARELGTHFKTVRLPAAPLFAAADLCEKICRKLGIEPPIHRRRMAFFTKDRSFDTRKLKEKLDYTMRYTNEEGLAETTRWYRAQGWLKGRR, encoded by the coding sequence TTGCCCGCAATTGTTCAACCCGAATTCACCGCTTTCGCCGGCTCCAAAGCGCTGGTAACCGGCGCGACCGGTTTTACCGGCTCGCTGCTTGCCCGCAAGCTGGTTCAGGCCGGCGCGGAAGTGAGCGCCATTGCGCGGCCAAAATCCGACCTGCAGCGGCTGGCCGGCTTGAAAATCAAATGGCACATCGGCCAGGTCTATGATGCGGCCGTGGCGGCGGAGGCCGTCCGGGGCGTCCAATATGTTTTCCACCTGGCGGCGGCCTACCGCGAGGCCAGGCACGGCGACGAAATGTATCGGCGGGTGCACGTTGAAAGCACGCAGCTGCTGGCCAAAGCCGTCCTGGCGGAGGCAAACCAAGGAGGGTTCAAACGTTTCGTGCATGTCTCCACGGTCGGGGTGCACGGCCACATATCAAACCCGCCGGCGGACGAAAATTACCCCTTTAATCCCGGCGATATTTATCAGGCCACCAAGGCCGAAGCCGAGCTGTGGTTCAGAAAATTCGCGAAAGACAACCATCTGCCGTCAGCGGTGATCCGGCCGGCGGCGATTTACGGGCCGGGCGACACGCGCCTGCTGAAATTTTTCAGGATGGCTTCGCGCCGTTTTCTCTTTTTGCCGGGGACAAAACGCGGACTTTATCACCTGGTGCACGTTGACGACCTGACTAACGTCATCATGCTCGCCGCCGTTCATCCGGCGGCCCTGAACGAGGTTTTCATATGCGGCAACCCGGAATGCATGACGCTGGAACGGATTGCGGAAATAATCGCCCGCGAACTGGGAACACATTTCAAAACAGTGCGCCTGCCGGCCGCGCCGCTTTTTGCCGCCGCGGACCTCTGCGAAAAAATCTGCCGGAAACTAGGAATAGAACCGCCCATTCACCGGAGACGGATGGCGTTTTTCACAAAGGACCGCTCCTTTGACACGCGCAAATTAAAGGAAAAACTTGACTATACTATGCGTTACACCAATGAAGAAGGGCTGGCGGAAACGACCCGCTGGTACCGCGCGCAGGGCTGGTTAAAGGGCCGGCGTTGA
- a CDS encoding thymidine phosphorylase — translation MTAQWIIEKKRDGGCLSGEEISLFVRGYVKGDIPDYQMAALLMAVAIRGMTLGETVSLTRTMLESGLVLDLTPVRRPKIDKHSTGGVGDKISLVLAPLVAACGAAAPMIVGRGLGITGGTLDKLEAIPGCRGRLGAAEFRRVVHKCGCAIAGASERIAPADRKIYALRDASGTVESIPLIVASILSKKLAAGLDGIVFDVKCGRGAFMKTRRAAEKLAETLVSVSGRFRLRAGAVITDMNQPLGRAVGNALEVIEAVETLRGRGPADVLELTLALGVKMLRMAGLASSAGAARRTLAEKINSGEAFERFKLMVRLQGGDAALLDRPGKLARAGVKCPVKAVKSGYVQKADAELIGKASVMLGAGRRRLEELIDHSAGLMVLKKIGDYAERGEPLAWLYASSAGRLAAARELAAAAFRTGTKRIKPPKLVMAEL, via the coding sequence ATGACTGCGCAATGGATAATTGAAAAAAAAAGGGACGGCGGTTGCCTCAGCGGCGAGGAAATCAGCCTTTTTGTGCGCGGTTATGTCAAGGGCGATATCCCGGATTACCAGATGGCGGCCCTGCTGATGGCCGTTGCCATCCGCGGGATGACCTTGGGCGAAACCGTTTCTCTGACGAGGACCATGCTGGAATCAGGTTTGGTTCTTGACCTGACGCCGGTCCGCCGGCCGAAGATTGACAAGCATTCAACGGGCGGCGTCGGCGACAAAATTTCCCTGGTCCTGGCCCCCCTGGTTGCCGCCTGCGGCGCGGCGGCGCCGATGATCGTCGGCCGCGGACTGGGCATCACCGGCGGCACGCTGGATAAACTGGAGGCGATTCCCGGCTGCCGCGGGCGTCTCGGCGCGGCCGAGTTCCGCCGCGTGGTTCACAAATGCGGCTGTGCTATCGCGGGCGCCTCGGAACGGATCGCGCCCGCCGACCGGAAGATTTACGCCCTGCGTGACGCCAGCGGCACTGTTGAATCAATTCCGCTGATCGTCGCCAGCATCCTCAGCAAAAAACTGGCGGCCGGGCTGGACGGAATCGTTTTTGACGTGAAGTGCGGCCGGGGCGCCTTCATGAAAACGCGCCGCGCCGCCGAAAAATTGGCCGAAACCCTGGTCAGCGTAAGCGGGCGTTTCCGCCTGCGCGCCGGCGCCGTTATCACGGACATGAACCAGCCCCTTGGCCGCGCCGTCGGGAACGCGCTGGAAGTGATTGAGGCGGTGGAAACCCTGCGGGGCAGGGGGCCGGCGGATGTCCTTGAATTGACGCTGGCGCTCGGCGTGAAGATGCTCCGGATGGCCGGCCTGGCCTCCTCGGCCGGCGCCGCCCGCCGGACATTGGCCGAAAAAATCAATTCGGGCGAGGCTTTTGAACGTTTTAAACTTATGGTTCGTCTGCAGGGCGGCGACGCCGCCCTGCTGGACCGGCCCGGCAAGCTTGCGCGCGCCGGCGTCAAATGTCCGGTTAAAGCCGTGAAATCCGGTTATGTGCAGAAAGCGGATGCCGAGCTGATTGGCAAAGCATCCGTAATGCTGGGGGCGGGCCGGCGAAGACTTGAAGAACTCATTGATCATTCGGCCGGCTTAATGGTCCTGAAAAAAATCGGAGATTACGCGGAGCGCGGCGAACCGCTGGCCTGGCTTTACGCCAGTTCCGCGGGGCGCCTGGCGGCCGCGCGGGAATTGGCGGCCGCGGCGTTCCGGACAGGAACGAAACGCATTAAACCGCCGAAATTGGTCATGGCCGAATTATGA
- a CDS encoding SGNH/GDSL hydrolase family protein: MKKIKFRKNWFSRQKNHFFASGCFCAAALALLLATTGCESSSSHLADGHDFGSNNPILYVAFGDSITYGTGVAAKDNYPTKLAGMMMRSVINEGYEGVEASEAADMVLDILNDYKPGFLLILFGVNDLIMGRDEDGIIDNLQYICQAAVNNKTIPVIATLTPACGPYRGLASGIERVNANIRLMAAAINVTVVDLEAAFNWNPVYLQDDGLHPTAQGYELMARTFYDVVN; encoded by the coding sequence ATGAAAAAAATAAAATTTCGGAAAAACTGGTTTTCCCGCCAAAAAAACCATTTCTTTGCGTCCGGATGTTTTTGCGCCGCGGCGCTCGCGCTCTTGCTGGCAACAACCGGATGCGAGAGTAGCAGCAGCCACCTGGCTGACGGCCATGATTTCGGCAGCAACAATCCGATTCTGTATGTCGCCTTTGGCGACAGCATCACCTACGGAACCGGAGTGGCCGCCAAGGATAATTATCCGACCAAACTGGCCGGCATGATGATGCGCTCGGTAATCAACGAGGGATACGAGGGCGTTGAGGCGTCGGAAGCGGCCGACATGGTTCTGGACATTCTCAACGATTATAAACCCGGATTCCTGCTGATTTTGTTCGGCGTCAATGACCTTATCATGGGGCGCGACGAGGACGGCATTATTGACAACCTGCAATACATCTGCCAGGCCGCCGTCAACAACAAGACCATCCCGGTCATCGCCACCCTGACTCCGGCCTGCGGACCGTACCGCGGGCTAGCCAGCGGCATTGAAAGGGTGAACGCGAATATCCGCCTGATGGCCGCGGCCATCAACGTAACCGTCGTGGACCTGGAAGCCGCTTTCAACTGGAACCCCGTTTATCTGCAGGATGACGGACTGCATCCAACTGCCCAGGGGTACGAACTCATGGCCCGCACTTTCTATGACGTGGTCAATTGA
- a CDS encoding purine-nucleoside phosphorylase, whose translation MNSQILAESLKIVRRRFKGGRPACGLILGTGWEAVVELFAVRKKISYELLPALGKTTVAGHAGLLLRAELCGMETLIFQGRRHWYEGLGWEPVALPVYILKKLGAAAVVLTNSAGGIRADFKPGAVMAIRDHINAMGTNPLHGKHDSCWGARFPDQTAVYDPRLRSLLKRAARRHDVRLQEGVYIGVAGPAYETPAEIRAFKTMGADAVGMSTVPEAILANAAGLRVAGLSLIANPAAGLGPGGKLAHEDVRAAGQRAKENIKTLLLEFWRMMAREKPGLRQA comes from the coding sequence ATGAACTCACAAATCCTTGCCGAGTCGTTGAAAATCGTCCGGCGGCGTTTCAAGGGGGGCCGCCCGGCCTGCGGGTTGATCCTGGGCACCGGCTGGGAAGCGGTTGTGGAATTGTTTGCCGTCAGAAAAAAAATATCCTATGAGCTTCTGCCGGCGCTGGGCAAGACGACCGTGGCCGGCCATGCCGGTCTTTTGCTGCGGGCGGAGCTTTGCGGCATGGAAACATTGATTTTTCAGGGCCGCCGGCACTGGTATGAGGGGTTGGGCTGGGAGCCGGTCGCCCTCCCGGTCTATATTCTGAAAAAACTTGGCGCCGCGGCCGTTGTGCTTACCAATTCCGCCGGCGGTATCCGCGCCGATTTTAAGCCCGGCGCGGTGATGGCCATCAGGGATCATATCAACGCCATGGGAACCAATCCGCTCCATGGCAAACACGATTCTTGCTGGGGCGCAAGGTTTCCGGATCAGACCGCCGTCTATGATCCGCGCCTGCGTTCGCTTTTAAAACGGGCCGCCCGCCGGCATGATGTCCGCTTGCAAGAAGGGGTTTACATCGGCGTGGCCGGGCCGGCCTATGAAACCCCGGCTGAAATCAGGGCCTTCAAAACTATGGGCGCGGACGCGGTCGGCATGTCAACCGTGCCCGAAGCCATTCTGGCCAACGCGGCCGGCTTGCGGGTGGCCGGCTTGTCATTGATCGCCAACCCGGCCGCCGGTCTCGGGCCGGGCGGAAAACTCGCGCACGAAGACGTGCGGGCGGCCGGCCAACGGGCGAAGGAAAACATTAAAACCCTGTTGTTGGAATTCTGGCGGATGATGGCGCGCGAAAAACCCGGTCTGCGTCAAGCTTAA
- a CDS encoding methyltransferase domain-containing protein, whose amino-acid sequence MIDSGQEQNGWFSEPADIETASDDYARRFAGQAGEWMLGIQEKIVLALLRPANGFHGKNAVSTVLDVGGGHGQLAVPLCRKGFAVTVAGSADACGRALKGLVEAGLCRFQAADLIRLPYPPKSFDAVVCFRLATHCERWPDLIAELCRVAREAVIMDYPAGQSLNFAAGRLFGFKKRLEGNTRPFKLFRHDEIEREFAAHGFGVATRQGQFFLPMVLHRRLQCRRVSAWLETKCKLYGLTRKWGSPVIIKAVRREG is encoded by the coding sequence ATGATTGATTCAGGCCAGGAACAAAACGGCTGGTTTTCGGAGCCGGCCGATATTGAAACCGCCTCGGATGACTATGCCCGCCGGTTCGCGGGGCAAGCCGGAGAATGGATGCTCGGAATCCAGGAAAAAATCGTCCTCGCTTTACTGCGCCCCGCAAACGGTTTCCACGGCAAAAACGCGGTTTCCACGGTCCTTGACGTCGGCGGCGGCCACGGCCAACTGGCCGTTCCGCTCTGCCGGAAGGGATTTGCGGTTACCGTGGCCGGCAGCGCCGACGCCTGCGGCCGCGCGCTGAAGGGACTGGTTGAAGCCGGCCTCTGCCGCTTTCAAGCGGCTGATTTGATCCGCCTGCCCTACCCGCCAAAATCGTTTGACGCCGTTGTCTGCTTCCGCCTGGCGACCCATTGCGAACGCTGGCCGGACCTGATCGCGGAATTATGCCGCGTGGCGCGGGAGGCCGTCATCATGGATTATCCGGCCGGGCAGAGCCTGAATTTTGCCGCCGGGAGATTGTTCGGTTTTAAAAAACGGCTGGAAGGCAACACGCGGCCATTCAAACTTTTCCGGCACGATGAAATTGAAAGGGAATTCGCAGCGCACGGATTCGGAGTGGCGACCCGCCAAGGCCAGTTTTTTCTGCCGATGGTGCTGCACCGCCGGCTGCAATGCCGGCGGGTCTCAGCCTGGCTGGAAACGAAGTGCAAACTTTACGGCCTGACCCGGAAATGGGGCTCGCCGGTCATCATTAAGGCCGTCAGAAGAGAAGGTTAA